A stretch of Telopea speciosissima isolate NSW1024214 ecotype Mountain lineage chromosome 11, Tspe_v1, whole genome shotgun sequence DNA encodes these proteins:
- the LOC122645367 gene encoding agamous-like MADS-box protein AGL80 encodes MGRAKVKLELIAKERSRNTTFQKRKKGLKKKTNEFSTLCDVDACLIIFGPKQEGRGNRHIGIPEFYEDQIKKLRRELNELRQHNGKTQYPTWDNRLDNLSVDQLKHLAASLDSKIEFVKAMIDLNERNHYVLHDATGLIEYSVPPMNQNPPPFPLLPYRDSYNRSTMDDMQMHMNPHHQPIVLWINLL; translated from the exons ATGGGTCGTGCGAAAGTGAAGTTGGAACTCATTGCAAAGGAAAGATCTCGCAACACCACTTTccagaagagaaaaaagggtttaaagaagaaaaccaaCGAGTTCTCCACACTTTGTGATGTTGATGCCTGCTTGATCATCTTTGGGCCCAAGCAAG AAGGACGAGGGAATCGACACATAGGCATTCCTGAATTCTATGAAGACCAAATTAAGAAGCTTCGTAGAGAGTTGAACGAGTTGCGGCAACACAATGGCAAAACTCAGTACCCCACGTGGGACAACCGTCTAGATAATCTCTCTGTGGACCAGCTCAAACACCTTGCTGCATCGTTGGATTCAAAGATTGAATTTGTGAAGGCTATGATTGATCTTAATGAAAGAAATCACTATGTCTTGCATGATGCCACAGGGTTGATAGAATACTCTGTCCCACCAATGAATCAAAACCCTcctccttttcctcttcttccttataGGGATTCTTATAATAGGAGTACAATGGATGACATGCAGATGCACATGAACCCTCACCACCAGCCTATTGTGCTTTGGATCAATCTCTTGTGA
- the LOC122645368 gene encoding agamous-like MADS-box protein AGL82, producing MGRAKVKLELIAKERSRNTTFQKRKKGLKKKTYEFSTLCDVDACLIIFGPKQGNRLIEPETWPENREDVLNIIERFRKNCTATEGRGNRHIGIPEFYEDQIKKLRRELIELRQHNSKTQYPTWDNRLDNLSVDQLKHLAASLDSKIEFVKAMIDLNEGNHYVLDDVTGLIEYSVPPMNQNPPPPLPLPHLPYRDSYNRSTMDDMQIHMNPHHQPYCALDQSLVINGMDCMGNYYGTSNSIIPYHPTTVVAPMSNQICYNPMLPTVDEMTVINNTGGGPVRPCYFTHPYFAPPLHQINEFFDLQDYHHDLDDKRS from the coding sequence ATGGGTCGTGCGAAAGTGAAGTTGGAACTCATTGCAAAGGAAAGATCTCGCAACACCACTTtccagaaaagaaagaagggtttaAAGAAGAAAACCTATGAGTTCTCCACACTTTGTGATGTTGATGCCTGCTTGATCATCTTTGGGCCTAAGCAAGGTAATCGTTTGATCGAACCAGAGACTTGGCCAGAGAACCGTGAAGATGTTCTCAACATCATCGAACGGTTTAGAAAGAACTGTACAGCCACAGAGGGACGAGGGAATCGACACATAGGCATTCCTGAATTCTATGAAGACCAAATTAAGAAGCTTCGTAGAGAGTTGATCGAGTTGCGGCAACACAATAGCAAAACTCAGTACCCTACGTGGGACAACCGTCTAGACAATCTCTCTGTGGACCAGCTCAAACACCTTGCTGCATCGTTGGATTCAAAGATTGAATTTGTGAAGGCTATGATTGATCTTAATGAAGGAAATCACTATGTCTTGGATGATGTCACAGGGTTGATAGAATACTCTGTCCCACCAATGAATCAaaaccctcctcctcctcttcctcttcctcatcttccttATAGGGATTCTTATAATAGGAGTACAATGGATGACATGCAGATACACATGAACCCTCACCACCAGCCCTATTGTGCTTTGGATCAATCTCTTGTGATCAACGGTATGGATTGCATGGGAAATTACTATGGTACATCGAATAGCATTATTCCTTATCATCCTACAACTGTCGTAGCTCCGATGTCTAATCAAATCTGTTACAATCCCATGTTGCCAACGGTTGATGAGATGACCGTAATCAACAATACCGGAGGAGGACCGGTGAGGCCTTGCTACTTCACTCATCCCTATTTTGCACCGCCACTACATCAGATCAATGAGTTTTTTGATTTGCAGGATTATCACCATGATCTGGATGATAAACGGTCATAG